Genomic segment of Acaryochloris thomasi RCC1774:
ACTTGCCGGTGGGGTCGCCAATCTGGGCGGTGAAGTCACCGATAATTAAAACGGCTGTATGCCCCAAATCTTGAAAAGCACGCAGTTTCCGAATCGGAATGCTGTGGCCTAAGTGAATATCTGTTCCGGTGGGGTCAATCCCAAACTTGACCCGCAGTGGCTGATCAGAGCGCTGAAGCCTCAACTGTAGATTCTCGTTTAGATCGCTAGAGCTGGGATGATTGGGAAAGATTTCGCTGACGCCCCGAGACAGCACAGAGGATACTGCGTCCATATTTTTCTTAGAATGATAGATAACCACAGATTAGTGTAATGGAGTCACTCTGCGTTCGGGGTGAAGCTTACCTAACAACTCTGTAATTCCCCTGTTGGCGTGGTAGCGGAATCAGATAAGAGGCATGGCCCATTCTTCTGAGCACCTCGGACTCTAGCTGTGAATGATATGTTTAGACAGCAACAACGTTTGCTTGTGGTTTTTTCATTAAGGATATAAGTCGCTGTGTCATCTAGAACCATTGGCCTATCGCAAAAAAATCGTGAGCCAGAGCCTAGCTTTTTCGCTGGGATGAGTAAGTTTACAAGCGCCACTATTCTAGCCACTGTCATGCTGGCTAGCGCAGGAGCCGCAGGGGGCTTGGTGGGCTTGGCGCTCAGCTACCGTAATTTGCCAGATGTCCGTTCTATGAAGGGGTATATCCCCAGCGAAACGACACATATTTACGATATTAAAGGCAAGGTTCTAGCGAGCCTCCATGCGGAGGAGAATCGTGAGGTGATGCCGCTCGATCAGATGTCGCCCCATCTGAAGATGGCGGTTTTAGCCATTGAAGACAGCAATTTCTACGAACACGGTGGAATCAATCCCGTTGGTATTTTGCGGGCCTCACTGACTAATTTTCAGGAAGGGCGAACGGTTCAGGGGGCGTCTACCCTGACGATGCAGCTCGTCAAAAATCTGTTCTTATCTCCGGAAAGAGCCTTGACTCGCAAGCTGGCGGAGGCCGTCTTGGCAATGCGGATGGAGAAGCTCTTCCAGAAGGATGAAATTCTGGAGATGTACCTCAATCAGGTGTATTGGGGACACAATACCTATGGTGTAGAAACAGCAGCTCAAAGCTATTTCAATAAATCCTCGTCGGAGCTAACGCTGGCGGAGGCCTCTATGATGGCGGGAATTATTCAAGCCCCAGCCGCCTATAGCCCATTTGTTGAGAAAGAGACGGCGAAAAAACGCCAAGATGTTGTTCTCAATCGTATGGTAGAGCTGGGTTGGGTGAGTGCTGCAGAAGCCCAAGCTGCTCGCGATCAGCCTTTAAGCTTTGGACAGGTGACTTCCTTTCAGCAAAGTCGGTCTCCCTACGTGACCAATACCGTTATCAAAGAATTAAGGCGTCGATTTGGCCGTGAAGCCTTGGTTCGGGGCGGGATGAGAATTCAGACGACGGTTGATTTTGATATGCAGGAGGCGGCTGAAGAAGTCGTCCGCAATAGCCATCGTCGCGTTGCCTATGCTGCCGATCAGATGGCGCTGGTCGCGGTGGACCCTCGGACACATTTCATCAAGGCAGTCGTGGGGGGGGTTGACAGCAAGAAAAGTGAATTTAATCGGGCGACCCAAGCGATTCGGCAGCCGGGTTCTTCCTTTAAGCCTTTTGTTTACTACACGGCCTATGCATCAGGTAAGTACACGCCCTCTTCGGTAATTGATGATAAGCCTGTAAGGTATAACGACGGGACTGCCAAGGGATATAAGCCTCAAAACTACGACCGCACTTTTGGTGGCCCGATGTCCCTGCGTCAGGCACTGGCCCAATCTCGCAATATCCCGGCGGTTACGCTAGGGCAGAAAGTTGGGATTGAAAATGTGATTGATGTTTGTCGGGTGCTGGGGATTAAGAGCCCTATCCCTCCGGTGATCTCACTGCCTTTGGGGTCGGTGGATCTAACGCCGTTGGAGATGGCGTCGGCCTATGCAACTTTTGCCAATAATGGTTGGCAATCAGAAACCACCGCGATTGTACAGGTGACCGATAGTAGTGGCCGTCTGCTGTTGGACAACACGCCTGATCCTCAATTGGTCCTTGATCCTTGGGCTGCTGCTTCGCTTAACAGTACGCTGACGGGGGTTATTAACGGCGGTACCGGTAAGAATGCGTCGATTGGACGGCAGGCTGCGGGTAAGACAGGGACCACTTCTTCTGAGAGAGATGTGTGGTTTGTCGGATATGTGCCTCAATTGTCGGCGGCAGTCTGGATCGGCAATGATGATTATTCTCAAATGGGGGGCAGCGCCACGGGCGGCGGCTTTGCTGCACCCGTCTGGCGACGATTTATGCTCAAGGCGCTGAAGGATTCACCGGCTGAGTACTTTACGTCTGCTTCTAAGTTTCAACGCCCTAAAAAGTAGAGGCAGGTAAGTTTGTTCGTGATGCTTCTAGATTCTAGAGTGACCCTGACTTTCTGTACGTGCACCGCGATAGAAGTAGACCTGTGGCCCAGTTGATTTTTGTTTATAACGCCGATTCTGGTGGCTTAAATACTCTGTTTGATATTGCTCACAAGGTTGTCTCGCCAGAAACCTATAGCTGCAGTTTGTGCATGCTGACGCACGGAGTATTGAGTGAAAGAACGGCTTGGAAAACCTTTAGAGAGTCTAGTCCGGTGCCGTTAACGTTCTTGCATCGAGATGAATTTGAAGAACGTTACTCGCCTCTTAAGTCCTATCCGGTTATTTTGCTAGAGCAAAACCGACAGATGGAGACGGTGCTGACGGCGGATGCCCTTAATGAGCTGTCGACGATAGATCAGCTGATTGAAATCCTGCAGCAACAGATGCCAGTGACTTGATATGGCAACCAAAATTTGCAGGCTATGCAGGGGCGGCAAAAAAGGATAGAAGATCTTGCTTTTGAGGGTGCCGCTCTAGCCAATTCTTGATCCGTTCAGCTTCTGAGTAATCCGTGGAACTGAATTTGCTGGCGTAGACTTGCCGGACGGTGCTGCGAAGACTGTACTGTCGTGCTTTTTGCTGCCAAGCTGCGGAAGACATTTGATGAACTTGTGTATGCAGATCTTTGCTTTTTAAGTTGTCCCATTCGTGCTGGTCAAACCAAACGCCATGACAGCAGGGACACTGATCTAGATAAAAATTGAGGTCGTGGCCGACATTTGTTTTGCGCATAAGCTGGCTGCAGTGGGGACAAAAAACAGCGTGGGTGCTGTCTTCTACGGCTACTGCTGCCGTTGCAGCTGCTGCCTGGGGGCCGTTCTCTAGCCAGGCATGATAGTCATCTGCGGCAACCCAGTGACCGTCGCAGCTTGAGCATTGCGAAGCGGATAAGTGAGCTTCTAAGTTTGTCGATTCGAGGGTGACGCTTTGGCAGGCAGGACAGTTTTTCATGCTGAGAGGATGAGTGTGAGATAGCGGCTTTGATCTATGATTCCCTGAAAGAATATTCGATGTGACACGGAATCTGATTTTTTTCGCATCGATGGGTCGCGTTGAGAAAAGTGGCATCGTTTATAATGACCTGACGCCCAACAACGGTTTGGGGTCGCTGAGATGATGGCTGACGTATGCTGACACAGTTCTTCCCTTTTCAATTTGAGGTTGA
This window contains:
- a CDS encoding zf-TFIIB domain-containing protein, encoding MKNCPACQSVTLESTNLEAHLSASQCSSCDGHWVAADDYHAWLENGPQAAAATAAVAVEDSTHAVFCPHCSQLMRKTNVGHDLNFYLDQCPCCHGVWFDQHEWDNLKSKDLHTQVHQMSSAAWQQKARQYSLRSTVRQVYASKFSSTDYSEAERIKNWLERHPQKQDLLSFFAAPA
- a CDS encoding transglycosylase domain-containing protein; its protein translation is MSSRTIGLSQKNREPEPSFFAGMSKFTSATILATVMLASAGAAGGLVGLALSYRNLPDVRSMKGYIPSETTHIYDIKGKVLASLHAEENREVMPLDQMSPHLKMAVLAIEDSNFYEHGGINPVGILRASLTNFQEGRTVQGASTLTMQLVKNLFLSPERALTRKLAEAVLAMRMEKLFQKDEILEMYLNQVYWGHNTYGVETAAQSYFNKSSSELTLAEASMMAGIIQAPAAYSPFVEKETAKKRQDVVLNRMVELGWVSAAEAQAARDQPLSFGQVTSFQQSRSPYVTNTVIKELRRRFGREALVRGGMRIQTTVDFDMQEAAEEVVRNSHRRVAYAADQMALVAVDPRTHFIKAVVGGVDSKKSEFNRATQAIRQPGSSFKPFVYYTAYASGKYTPSSVIDDKPVRYNDGTAKGYKPQNYDRTFGGPMSLRQALAQSRNIPAVTLGQKVGIENVIDVCRVLGIKSPIPPVISLPLGSVDLTPLEMASAYATFANNGWQSETTAIVQVTDSSGRLLLDNTPDPQLVLDPWAAASLNSTLTGVINGGTGKNASIGRQAAGKTGTTSSERDVWFVGYVPQLSAAVWIGNDDYSQMGGSATGGGFAAPVWRRFMLKALKDSPAEYFTSASKFQRPKK
- a CDS encoding GTPase produces the protein MAQLIFVYNADSGGLNTLFDIAHKVVSPETYSCSLCMLTHGVLSERTAWKTFRESSPVPLTFLHRDEFEERYSPLKSYPVILLEQNRQMETVLTADALNELSTIDQLIEILQQQMPVT